The Opitutales bacterium ASA1 genome window below encodes:
- a CDS encoding transposase encodes MRVEYEGACYHVINRGNYRRNLFGEDGSGEAFERVLGEAAQRFGWRVHAYVIMRNHFHLAVELTEPNLSDGMKWLQGTWIRRHNAFRRLIGRPFQGRFKGLLVEPGHAFGQVCHYIHLNPVRAGVVPATQANGYALSSLPKFPLGRKRPQWLEPATVLGQAGGLADTKAGWGRYLRYLEYLATDETAKRELVARRLSRGWCLGTVQFKKDQQREAARRGADLERVRFAGLEGTEVRQVRVALWEERLEKLAGAAGVDLGKLSARKSHPDKVLLASAMKQSTSVPNGWLAQRLGMGQPASASQFVRRWMLDDGRRALVERLLSRVKA; translated from the coding sequence TTGCGTGTGGAGTACGAGGGTGCGTGTTACCACGTGATCAACCGTGGGAATTACCGGCGCAATCTCTTCGGAGAGGACGGGTCGGGCGAGGCGTTCGAGCGCGTGCTGGGGGAGGCGGCGCAGCGGTTCGGCTGGCGGGTGCACGCCTACGTGATCATGCGCAACCATTTCCATCTGGCGGTGGAGTTGACGGAGCCGAATCTGAGCGATGGGATGAAATGGCTGCAAGGGACATGGATCCGTCGCCATAACGCGTTTCGCCGTCTGATCGGGCGTCCTTTTCAAGGCCGGTTCAAGGGGCTGCTGGTGGAGCCGGGTCACGCGTTCGGGCAGGTGTGCCATTACATCCATCTCAATCCGGTGCGCGCGGGGGTGGTGCCCGCGACGCAGGCGAACGGTTATGCGCTGAGCAGCCTGCCGAAGTTTCCTCTGGGGCGGAAGCGTCCCCAGTGGCTGGAGCCGGCCACGGTGCTGGGGCAGGCGGGCGGGCTTGCGGACACGAAGGCGGGATGGGGGCGTTACTTGCGGTATCTGGAGTACCTGGCGACCGACGAGACCGCGAAGCGGGAACTGGTGGCGCGGCGTCTGAGCCGTGGCTGGTGCCTGGGGACCGTTCAGTTCAAGAAGGACCAGCAGCGCGAAGCGGCCCGACGCGGGGCGGATCTGGAGCGGGTGCGTTTCGCGGGTCTGGAGGGAACGGAAGTCCGACAGGTGCGTGTCGCGCTGTGGGAAGAGCGTTTGGAGAAGTTGGCCGGCGCGGCCGGGGTGGACTTGGGCAAGTTGTCGGCGCGGAAATCCCATCCCGACAAGGTCCTGCTCGCCTCCGCGATGAAGCAGTCCACCTCCGTTCCGAACGGATGGCTGGCGCAACGACTGGGAATGGGCCAGCCGGCCTCGGCGAGCCAGTTCGTGCGCCGCTGGATGCTCGACGATGGACGCAGAGCGCTCGTGGAACGGCTCTTGTCAAGAGTCAAGGCCTGA
- a CDS encoding LysE family translocator: protein MNTVGQLGLLLGVLTLGLASPGPDFFVVMRNSMGATRARGLATAAGIVAGLCVHTCAIAFGMGVMSDVVVRVVSLAGAVFLAWLGFRALASAPAQAVESGGAGEGRSNRSGFFEGLVCNLTNPKAFFFFLGVFAQVIPPGASSGWRIALPVVVVVHGAVCWTLVVLALQSGPVSRRLARAQRWLPRVFGAALVGFAALVVVEQLRG, encoded by the coding sequence ATGAATACGGTGGGTCAGCTCGGACTCCTGCTCGGTGTGCTGACGCTGGGCCTGGCGAGCCCCGGGCCGGATTTCTTCGTGGTGATGCGCAACAGCATGGGTGCGACGCGTGCGCGGGGGTTGGCGACGGCGGCGGGGATCGTGGCGGGGCTTTGCGTGCACACGTGCGCGATCGCGTTCGGGATGGGAGTGATGTCGGACGTGGTGGTGCGGGTGGTTTCGCTGGCGGGCGCGGTATTTCTCGCGTGGCTCGGCTTCCGGGCTCTGGCGAGTGCTCCCGCGCAGGCCGTGGAGTCGGGAGGTGCGGGCGAAGGGCGGTCGAACAGGTCGGGGTTTTTTGAAGGCCTCGTGTGCAACCTGACCAATCCGAAGGCGTTCTTCTTCTTTCTGGGTGTCTTCGCGCAGGTGATACCGCCGGGAGCGAGCTCGGGCTGGCGGATCGCGCTGCCCGTGGTGGTGGTCGTGCACGGGGCGGTGTGTTGGACCTTGGTCGTGCTGGCGCTTCAATCGGGGCCGGTTTCGCGACGGCTGGCGCGCGCGCAGCGCTGGTTGCCGAGGGTGTTCGGGGCGGCCCTCGTGGGATTCGCGGCGCTGGTGGTGGTCGAGCAGTTGCGCGGTTGA
- a CDS encoding GNAT family acetyltransferase, with protein sequence MPRAPDADIPRIMYSIEPYAGGHREEVCTLWREVFGYTEARNAPELSIDKKTAWGDGLFWVALESGRVIGTIMAGYDGHRGWIYSLAVRPETRHRGVGSALLRHAEARLAALGCLKVNLQLVASNGATVAFYESLGYRVEARVSMGRTLGENVRH encoded by the coding sequence TTGCCACGCGCGCCCGACGCGGACATCCCGAGAATCATGTATTCGATCGAGCCATACGCGGGAGGTCACCGCGAGGAAGTGTGCACGCTTTGGCGCGAGGTCTTCGGCTACACCGAAGCGCGCAACGCACCCGAACTCTCGATCGACAAGAAGACCGCGTGGGGCGACGGCCTGTTCTGGGTCGCGCTCGAGTCGGGTCGCGTGATCGGCACGATCATGGCCGGTTACGACGGACACCGAGGCTGGATCTACTCGCTGGCCGTGCGACCCGAAACGCGGCACCGAGGCGTGGGAAGCGCGCTGCTCCGACACGCCGAGGCACGGCTGGCGGCGCTCGGTTGCCTGAAGGTGAACCTCCAACTCGTCGCGTCCAACGGCGCCACGGTCGCCTTCTACGAGTCCCTCGGCTACCGCGTGGAGGCGCGCGTCAGCATGGGTCGAACGTTGGGCGAGAACGTGCGACACTGA
- the pepT gene encoding peptidase T: MRGLFDAPTPAPVMQIDLEDLLARFLRYVRIDTRSDPRSDTTPSTPGQWDLLRLLADELREIGVQDVTLTQHGYVLGTIPATSSKRDIPRLAWFGHVDTAPNLPGAAKPIVHRAYDGSPIVLPDDRSQVLTIENTPHLREAIGHDVVTASGTTLLGADDKAGIAAVVAAIRHLLLYPEIKHGTIRVCFNPDEEIAAGMHRLDLADLRADFGYTLDGELPGEIDFETFSADAAEVEILGVAAHPGWAKDVMVNAARLAARFLAALPRDLAPENASGREGFIHPLECAATAEHALVRMIVRDFELAGLESHRRVIERIVDELRSAEPRARIELRFREQYRNMRYWLEKDMRPVGFAQEAVRRAGLEPKSQAIRGGTDGSNLTARGLPTPNVFCGMHEVHSQREWVSLQDMGKSAETLVHLAQVWAERA; the protein is encoded by the coding sequence GTGCGCGGGCTGTTCGACGCTCCGACACCCGCACCCGTCATGCAGATCGATCTCGAAGACCTCCTGGCCCGTTTCCTCCGCTACGTGCGGATCGACACCCGCAGCGACCCCCGCTCGGACACGACCCCGAGCACTCCCGGCCAATGGGACTTGTTGCGCCTCCTCGCAGACGAACTGCGCGAAATCGGCGTGCAGGACGTGACGCTCACGCAGCACGGTTACGTGCTCGGCACGATCCCGGCGACTTCGAGTAAACGAGACATCCCGCGCCTCGCTTGGTTCGGCCACGTCGACACCGCGCCCAATCTCCCTGGAGCCGCGAAACCGATCGTGCACCGCGCCTACGACGGTTCGCCCATCGTCCTGCCCGACGATCGCTCCCAAGTGCTCACGATCGAGAACACACCGCATCTGCGCGAAGCGATCGGACACGACGTCGTCACCGCCAGTGGCACGACTCTACTCGGTGCCGACGACAAGGCCGGCATCGCCGCCGTCGTGGCTGCGATCCGCCACCTCTTGCTGTATCCGGAAATCAAGCACGGCACGATACGCGTCTGCTTCAACCCCGACGAGGAGATCGCCGCCGGCATGCATCGCCTCGACCTCGCCGACCTGCGGGCCGACTTCGGCTACACACTCGACGGCGAGCTTCCGGGCGAGATCGACTTCGAGACCTTCAGCGCCGACGCCGCCGAAGTGGAGATCCTCGGCGTGGCCGCGCATCCCGGCTGGGCGAAGGACGTGATGGTCAACGCCGCGCGGCTCGCCGCACGTTTCCTCGCCGCGCTCCCGCGCGATCTCGCCCCGGAAAACGCCTCGGGTCGCGAGGGTTTCATCCATCCGCTGGAGTGCGCCGCCACGGCCGAACACGCGCTCGTGCGCATGATCGTGCGCGATTTCGAACTCGCCGGTCTCGAGAGCCATCGTCGCGTGATCGAGCGCATCGTCGACGAGCTCCGCTCGGCGGAGCCGCGCGCCCGCATCGAGCTGCGTTTCCGCGAGCAGTACCGCAACATGCGCTACTGGTTGGAGAAGGACATGCGGCCGGTGGGGTTCGCCCAAGAGGCGGTGCGCCGCGCCGGACTCGAGCCGAAGTCGCAAGCCATCCGCGGCGGCACCGACGGCTCCAACCTCACCGCCCGCGGCCTACCCACGCCCAACGTCTTCTGCGGCATGCACGAGGTGCACAGCCAGCGCGAGTGGGTGTCGTTGCAGGACATGGGCAAGTCCGCCGAGACGCTCGTGCACCTCGCGCAGGTCTGGGCCGAACGCGCATGA
- the galB_2 gene encoding beta-galactosidase GalB: protein MAHTPRRPSRRPFFHAVIGSLALLSTAELSAREIVPFDEGWRFHKGAAPDEGESLDYQAIKPWVLATGVDLISDGIARPERPAGNPGDGVSFLYPDFDDSGWRLLDLPHDWAIEGPFSQDLPGETGKLPWQGTGWYRKRFEIPAADAGKSVFLEVDGAMSYSAVWLNGTFVGGWPYGYSSFRLDLTPRLRVGGDNVLSIRLHNLEDSSRWYPGAGLYRHVRLVKTSPVRVAQWGTFVTTPIVSAEEAVVKIAVRVENASGAKTRVALETAIHELGADGRPTGEPVAVSGRLEYDIDPARATEAHRTQLLRVAYPKLWDTESPHRYVAVTRVAADGKPADVYETRFGIRTIRFDPVEGFFLNGRKVVINGVCMHHDLGALGAAVNLRALERQIEILQEMGANSIRTSHNPPTPELLELCDRMGVLLQVEAFDAWRKGKKPIPGTTAADGPMHYSDYGRLYDDWHERDLRAMIRRDRNHPSVVMWSIGNEILELHFDDGWKTAARLSGIVREEDRTRPITVGSNSTTAPFHGFQSAVDIVGFNYKFAQYPKFHDEHPDIPVHGAETASTISSRGEYFFPVSDDKAHGRSDFQMSSYDLYAPPWAWAPDTEWKAMDEAPYVFGEYVWTGFDYLGEPTPYNSDATNLLNFADPVERARMQRELAELGKIRVPSRSSYFGIVDLAGFPKDRYYIYQARWRPDLPMAHILPHWNWPERVGQVTPVHVYSSGDEAELFLNGRSLGRRPRGPFVYRFRWDDVVYEPGELKVVTWKNGEPWAEAVMGTTGAASKLLLAADRAEIAPDGRDLAFLTATVADAAGLLVPRSKPLLRFTVEGPGEIVATDNGDATSHVAFQSPERPAFNGLALAIVRLQRGAIEPVRVRVESEGLGPAVVELLPVR from the coding sequence ATGGCCCACACACCCCGTCGCCCGAGCCGCAGACCGTTTTTCCACGCCGTGATCGGATCCCTGGCTTTGTTGTCCACCGCCGAACTTTCCGCGCGCGAGATCGTGCCCTTCGACGAGGGCTGGCGCTTCCACAAGGGAGCCGCACCGGACGAGGGCGAGTCGCTCGACTACCAGGCCATCAAGCCTTGGGTGCTCGCAACGGGAGTCGACCTGATCTCCGACGGCATCGCCCGCCCCGAGCGTCCTGCGGGCAATCCCGGCGACGGCGTCTCGTTCTTGTATCCGGATTTCGACGACAGCGGCTGGCGCCTGCTCGATCTCCCGCACGATTGGGCGATCGAGGGACCGTTCTCGCAGGATCTTCCGGGCGAGACGGGAAAACTCCCGTGGCAGGGCACCGGTTGGTATCGCAAGCGTTTCGAGATCCCGGCCGCCGACGCGGGCAAAAGCGTGTTTCTCGAGGTCGACGGCGCCATGTCCTACTCGGCCGTGTGGCTCAACGGCACGTTCGTCGGCGGTTGGCCCTACGGCTACTCGTCGTTTCGGCTCGATCTCACGCCGCGCCTCCGAGTCGGCGGCGACAACGTCCTCTCGATCCGGCTGCACAACCTCGAGGACTCCTCCCGCTGGTATCCCGGCGCGGGCCTCTATCGGCACGTGCGCCTCGTCAAGACCTCGCCCGTGCGCGTCGCGCAGTGGGGCACGTTCGTCACGACGCCGATCGTCTCCGCCGAGGAGGCCGTGGTGAAGATCGCCGTCCGGGTCGAAAACGCCTCCGGTGCGAAGACCCGCGTCGCTCTGGAGACCGCGATCCACGAACTCGGCGCCGACGGCCGGCCCACGGGAGAACCCGTCGCCGTGTCGGGCCGGCTCGAATACGACATCGACCCCGCCCGCGCGACCGAGGCGCACCGCACGCAACTGCTGCGCGTCGCGTATCCGAAATTGTGGGACACCGAGTCGCCGCACCGCTACGTCGCCGTCACGCGTGTCGCGGCGGACGGCAAACCGGCGGACGTCTACGAGACCCGCTTCGGCATCCGGACCATCCGCTTCGACCCGGTAGAAGGTTTTTTCCTCAACGGCCGCAAGGTGGTGATCAACGGCGTCTGCATGCACCACGACCTCGGCGCGCTCGGCGCGGCGGTCAATCTCCGCGCTCTCGAGCGGCAGATCGAGATCCTGCAAGAGATGGGCGCGAACAGCATCCGCACCAGCCACAACCCGCCCACGCCGGAGTTGCTCGAGCTTTGCGATCGCATGGGCGTGCTCCTGCAGGTCGAGGCGTTCGACGCCTGGCGCAAGGGCAAGAAGCCCATTCCCGGCACGACCGCGGCCGACGGACCGATGCACTACAGCGACTACGGCCGCCTCTACGACGACTGGCACGAGCGTGACCTGCGCGCCATGATCCGCCGCGACCGCAACCACCCCAGCGTCGTGATGTGGAGCATCGGCAACGAGATCCTCGAACTGCACTTCGACGACGGCTGGAAGACCGCTGCGCGCCTCTCCGGCATCGTGCGCGAAGAGGACCGCACCCGTCCGATCACGGTCGGTTCCAACAGCACCACCGCGCCCTTCCACGGCTTCCAGAGCGCGGTCGACATCGTCGGCTTCAACTACAAGTTCGCCCAGTATCCGAAATTCCACGACGAGCATCCGGACATCCCGGTGCACGGTGCCGAGACCGCTTCCACCATCAGCTCGCGCGGCGAATACTTCTTTCCCGTCTCCGACGACAAGGCGCACGGTCGCTCGGACTTTCAGATGAGTTCCTACGACCTCTACGCGCCGCCCTGGGCCTGGGCGCCGGACACCGAGTGGAAGGCGATGGACGAGGCTCCGTACGTATTCGGTGAATACGTCTGGACCGGCTTCGACTATCTCGGCGAGCCGACCCCCTACAACAGCGACGCGACCAACCTCCTCAACTTCGCCGATCCCGTGGAGCGTGCCCGCATGCAGCGCGAGTTGGCCGAACTCGGAAAGATCCGCGTGCCTTCGCGCAGCAGCTACTTCGGCATCGTCGATCTCGCCGGTTTTCCGAAGGACCGCTACTACATCTATCAGGCGCGTTGGCGGCCCGACCTGCCGATGGCGCACATCCTGCCGCACTGGAACTGGCCGGAACGCGTCGGGCAGGTCACACCCGTGCACGTCTACTCCTCCGGCGACGAAGCGGAGCTGTTCCTGAACGGTCGCTCGCTCGGGAGGCGCCCGCGCGGTCCGTTCGTGTATCGGTTTCGTTGGGACGACGTCGTCTACGAACCGGGCGAGTTGAAGGTCGTCACGTGGAAGAACGGCGAGCCGTGGGCCGAGGCCGTGATGGGCACCACCGGTGCCGCCTCGAAGCTGCTGCTTGCCGCCGATCGTGCCGAGATCGCTCCCGACGGCCGCGACCTCGCCTTCCTCACCGCGACCGTGGCCGATGCGGCCGGTCTGCTCGTGCCGCGCTCGAAACCGCTCCTGCGTTTCACCGTGGAAGGCCCGGGCGAGATCGTCGCAACCGACAACGGCGACGCGACCAGCCACGTCGCGTTTCAATCCCCCGAACGTCCCGCCTTCAACGGCCTCGCCCTCGCGATCGTCCGCCTCCAGCGCGGAGCGATCGAGCCGGTGCGCGTCCGCGTGGAAAGCGAAGGCCTCGGGCCCGCGGTGGTGGAACTGCTTCCTGTGCGCTGA